A genomic window from Rhodomicrobium lacus includes:
- a CDS encoding polymer-forming cytoskeletal protein yields the protein MAREAIIQEDTIIKGKIRNCRQMEIHGYVEGELAAESVIVHQGGTFFGTLKTDQADVAGSLQGEVFVKNLISIRSSGVVNGNVRYGQLAMEMGADLSAELRNVPPKLAGDLDVTVKRGRSVVITTEDLTAIDPDDRADELSYAVSNASNGIVALAANAGVSVDRFTQADIEAGRVLFVHDGGDSNTASFDVLVSDESGANSGRAQTVHVNVRG from the coding sequence GTGGCACGCGAGGCGATCATCCAGGAAGACACCATCATCAAGGGCAAGATCCGCAATTGCCGCCAGATGGAAATCCATGGCTATGTCGAAGGCGAACTTGCCGCCGAATCGGTGATCGTCCATCAGGGTGGCACGTTTTTCGGCACGCTGAAGACCGATCAGGCCGATGTCGCGGGCTCGCTCCAGGGCGAGGTCTTCGTGAAGAACCTCATCAGTATCAGAAGCTCCGGTGTCGTGAACGGCAATGTGCGTTACGGCCAGCTTGCCATGGAAATGGGGGCCGACCTCTCGGCCGAACTGCGCAATGTGCCGCCGAAGCTCGCAGGCGATCTCGACGTCACGGTCAAGCGCGGGCGCTCGGTCGTGATTACCACCGAAGACCTTACCGCTATCGACCCCGACGACCGCGCGGACGAGCTGAGCTATGCCGTGTCAAACGCTTCGAACGGTATCGTGGCGCTTGCGGCGAACGCTGGCGTTTCGGTGGACCGCTTTACGCAGGCCGACATCGAAGCGGGGCGCGTCCTCTTCGTGCATGACGGCGGCGATAGCAACACCGCGAGTTTCGATGTGCTCGTCTCGGACGAGAGCGGGGCTAACTCCGGCCGCGCGCAGACTGTGCATGTGAACGTCCGGGGCTGA